TGCTGGCCTAAAAGCAGACAGTCACGCCTTTATGGCACAAAACAATGTTGGCAAACTGTGCCACAGTGTGTGGCAAGCTTTTTTACTTTATCACCCAGTTAAGTCATTCATTAACAGTGCCACCATTATAACATTATGACATGTAGCGAAAGTGGATTTTACTATATTAAAGATCCCAAGTGCAGGGATCAGTAATTAGGTTCAACCGTGGGCCATTAGGGGGCCGACACTGTACAGGCACAGAGAGGACATCccagtatgtttttttaatacattcatatgttttgtttgtttatttattttaattgaaattgATGTATAattaacatatacatatatatatatatcatttatagTTTTTGTACGTGAGGTAAATGATGGCTAACAGAATTACAGCATCTTAGGTTGACGCTcatttgggaaaaaaatgactcatgaaCATACATGAGACTAGAAATGTAATTGAtatccacacacaaacagtggCCTGCTTCACTTATGGCTGAAGCAAAGTACAGTCATTGACACAAATTTGTTCTGGTCAGATATGCCAAATTATGTTATGTACCTGTGTTGTGCAGTTTTTAAGAGGTTATAAGCTCATATTTATTGGGATTTACATGAGCCTTGTGTATCTActgtgatttatgatttatgattgaTGTAAATGATTTGATGTAGCCTAATCTGTAAAAGGTTCAACTTTAGCTTTCGTTAGTGAGCCAAACATTTTTGTTAGAGGGCCGAATATGGCCCACAGGCCTCTATTTGCCTACCATTACCTTAGTGCATGCCTCTGcgtgcataaaaaaaaaaaaaaaaaagtaattctTTTTCACTTCAGCTAGTATCATCAGTTGCACAAAAACTATGAAGCAAGATATCCTTTATTGaaatatgtttcaaatatttaaaaaaaacaaaacaataacacacaagTACAGTGACACATTCATTGAAAAAGCACTGACACATTACACAATTTGAGTCAGGAAAtagcaaaaataacaacattcttattattttacatttgagaaactaTTCAAATCTTTAGTCTTGATTGCATCTCTGCTTTTGCCATTGTTTTGATTACAGGAACAACAGCACTTTTGGTAACATATCATAAGCAaaacataaaactgtaaaactggaCTTTGAGGTATTCACcccaaacagacacacaaacacagtcaacaaaaaaagtgttgaaattaaTATTCGCACCCTGAATATATCCCAAGGTCTTTACGGCTAGCTAGCTTGGTAAAagctgaaacaacaaaacagcaacCTTCACATCTGTagagggttaaaaaaaaaaaaaaaagaaaaagttactCTTGTCCAGAGAGTGCTGGTGTGTCCTGTATCTCAACCTGAACCAAAAGTCCCTCATTTTCTGACTCCTGGCTTAGACTTTCCAGCAAGGCCACAAATGGACTGAATGAGTTGTCTTCAACACAAGCATAAATGAAGTATAAGAGGAACGCCACAATGAGGAAGACCAAAATTTGTATCTTGATGGGTACAAGGCGGCGCTCCACCTCTCGCCTCTCCAGGGTGGTGGGGCTGGCAGGAGTGTCTGGATATGCGTACTGGATAGGTCTCCCTGCTGCACCCTTGATTGGTCTCCGACGAGTTGCGCTGAAATATGAAGATATATGTGCTGAAAATCTAATCACAAAACTCCTACCAAGTGTGTCAGTACGTGCTGCTAAGCAAGTTGTCACTAACAACCAATTCAGATTCTTGTACTTTTCTCGTACTTGGAAGAAATCGAATTCTCACTCAACAACCGCTTAAAAAGCTTTGAAGAGTTTATAATTGTTGCAGTGTGTAATGGTGTTGGTACGGTACTTACTGGATCCCTGTGGGTGTGGTCTTAGTGTCTGGAAACAAGTCCTTCACAGTATCTTTCACAGGTTCCTCAGGAAGCTATAAAAGAAAAGCGGTAATTACTGACAAAGTggactagaaaaaaaaaaaaaacagaacattttcccAAACACCTGTGTTCCACAGAGACAGAGGCCCAGCAAGTCAGGTAGAGATTAAAGGAAAgggtgatttttaatgtaatgacCTGATTTctgacacatacagacaaagaaacattaAAGTAGAGCAACGatattattgtgtatataaTTTTCATATGAGAGGAAGTTATACATGAGCCATCAAATATAGTGCGCTCTTGTAGCCAAAGCACATGCTCCCATCAAGTGATATagaacaaaaaactaaaaaaaggaTGTGCCTTCATTTCCCATTCACAAGAGGAAGCCTTGGGAGTGTAGTACAGGGACTGGTCCTTCTTGGTGTTCTTGTCCACAACTGGCGTGTCCAGCTAAGACAAGGAGATGTAACAGATAATGATGCACATCTTCTTCCGCCCCTGATGAATCTCTCCAACACTttaaccaccaccaccactgttTGAGCTTAAAGTGTGACTGAACAACGTGAGCACTACTGACCCTGTTGGACCGCGACCAATGCTCCTGCACATTGCTCCCATTCAACTCTCTCTTACTGTCTACGCTAGTAGAGAGTGATGTCCGACTCTCCATCTGTTGTTCAGAGTGAGAATGTTCATCAATGAGTGAGTGCTCCTGTGGTGATTactcaaaaacacatcaataaaataagattaaaatggtaatttttaaagaaaacatgtcGGACTGACTTCCCTCCTCAACCAACCGGGTGATGCTGAAGgtcaaagaggaaaatgaaCCATTAGACATGACTGATTGTGATCCAGATGGGACCTGCAAGGGTTATTATCATGTCAAGATCAGCACAAACATTTATCATTTGTCAACCAATCCATACACCAGTGTCAAAATTCAACTGAGAGAATGATGCCCAGTAACCCCTTGGTTGTGTGAGAGTAAAGTTATTCTAAGCAAGGAATGTGGAGAATTTAAAATCCACAAGAGAAGTGAAATAAGACCAGCCTACCCCTGATCCTAATCCTGAGCATTGATCAACAGAGGATGCTCTACTAATTCCAGCGGGAATCTGGGAGCAGCAAGACCGACTCTGCTCTGATGATTTTAACGCATTCCCTGAATTCCACTTGGGACTAGGTTCCCTGTGTCGAGAAGCACAAGCACGCTGCAAAAAGCCAACccaatcaaaaacaaaagacatcaGTTTCCCCAGTGGATttggtttgacaaaaaaaaataaaaaatgtgtaaacacTAAGGATATCTGTAGTATTTACCAGTCGTGATGAGGGTAAAAAGCACTGCGGGTAAACATAACCACCTTTCTGAAAAAGCAACTTTACCtgtgaaaagtaaaaaacacatacacaaacactcaaaatgCAAGTGCTTGTTCTAAACCATGAACACTTCCAGTTAAAAACAATACAGTTGCAGTCGGTAACCACTGAGTGGCACTGTAAGGATtggcaaaaatgcaaaataagaTCTATTAACTAGGCTCCCTTATGCCAGACAATTTAAGAAATACAATGTATTAACACAGAAACTCCTGATCATTTAACAAAAGATTTCAAATCTTTTCTCACCTGGCTGCTCTCCTCCTGGGCCTGCTCCGACTGTTCAGCCGTTTCTTGTTTTGCTCCTTCAGAGCCTGTGCAGATCACAGAAATCAGTATAAACCATATGATTATCTTATACCAGCCCTGTAAATTAATCTAAAACATATCAAGGTCATACCTGattcttcatcttcctcttccccattttcctcctcttcttcactgtcAGAGTACAGTACACCTTTCTCTATTCCATTCACTTTGTCATGTCCATCAGACTGAAGCAGTTTCCTGAGCTTCTGCTCATACAAGGCCCTGGTGGAGGCTAGCATAGATGGATAAACAATCCTATTGGAATTAGTTTGTAAGACAAAATAGAGTGAAggtatgtcttaaaacatttaataaaaacacagaactgCATTAATGATGACAGGAATCCCATTTCTACAATGAAAGACAAGTTTAAGACAGTATTAAGTGCAACCTCACCGACTATGGGCCCAGCTTTGAACCCGTGCATGAGCAATGCAGCCTTGAGGTCGTCATCAGTCAAACTGCTCGGGTCAGGCATCTCTGTAGTGTCtgtatcctcctcctcctcctcacaaaacaaaattttTTCCAGTTACTGAATGCTGTTCAAGACACGACAAAGGCTGCAGCTTGAATGTCAGCAGTTTCCAGGTGTGGGATATAGAGCATAAAAAACAGCTGGAGGCTGCCCCTCTCAAATCTGTTCAATATCCACCAATTGTGGGTACTGCATTTAcctcacaaaagaaaaaaagtgaaaaaacgGTTTACTGTAGAGCCTACTCAATATATCAAAATGCCTGCATTATCAGTCGATAGTGCCTTAAAGACAGGACTGGCGTGTAGGagtgcaactaacaattactttaGTAATTACAATCACTCAATtattctgttgattattttttaaattaatcgATCAGTctataaaacacaagaaaacactgacaaatgcTGGTCACAATCTCCAACTGtccaaaccaaaaaatattcaatcTACTACAACTTAGGCTGCAAATTCTTAAAtttgagaacctggaaccatcaaaGGTTTGGCTTTTTGCCaactaaattaattaatattaaattagCAATTAGCAATAATTTAATTGACTTAACTTTCTTAAATTGAGGGGGGTCCATTGTATAAGGCTCTAGCTTCTGGACCTCCCCTGtcaaatctgttttatttctaccaTGAGGATTTTATGCTGTTgtatttgtgcaaataaaaataaatcaaaaataatctttgcagctctactgGCATATGTCTAAAATAGCTgatatgccaaaaaaaagacataacaCATTATACTGAAAAAAGCAGCTGCAGATATTTAGACCCTGTGTCATTACATTCCAGCACAATCCACTGTTTACATTATTCTACGAAACTGGCAAAGTAGCATATTGAAGCTGAACAGGTGGTGCAGAGTCTGGAAAGagtaataacattaatattcttTAACCGTAAAGTATTCTGTTGTATATATCTTTGTCACAACTTGAATGATGCCTTCAGAAAtctttcagttattttctcaattatttaGTCTATCAAAGAATAGTGGGGAAATGCCCATCAAAGTTTCCCAGAGCACAGGTTCACATCTTCAAATGGCTTGTTTTGACTGACAAAGAGTCCAAATTCCCAAAATATTCAATCCATTTacaattatacacacacacacacacacacacacacacacacacacacagtaaaaaacagaaaaaaaaagaaaaaaaaacagctagggatgcaactaacgattattttcattatggattaatctgtcTGAATTATTAtctgaattatttatttactgaattagttgttttgtcaataaaatgtcagaaaatggtgaaaaatgttaataactGTTTCCCACaacccaaggtgacgtcctcaaatgtcttgttttgtcccaactgtcagtccaacagtccacaacacaaagatatttagtttattatcatagaagactaaagaaaccagaaaatattcacatttgagaagctggaatcagagaatttagaatttctcatttttaaaaaaaatgactcaaatcgattatcaaaatagttggaaaatagtagttgcagattaatcttctgtcgatgaactaattgattaactgactaatcgtTTCATCTCTATAATGTCATTAGTGGGTCTAGAGTGCAAATCTTGCAGCAATTTATAAATTTTACACTCTTCCCTGACTTAACAGTTAAGTTAATGTAATAGTGGGGGCTGTGCCCAAACAGACTAAACACACTACCCCATGACACAGTGCAGGAACAACTTCCAGACTTCAAGTGTCTGTGAAGCTCCTCTTCCTGACACACATAAATGAACGTGACAGGTGTTGCAAGCACATGCACACGACTGTAATGGTAGCCCCTCCAACTACAGAAACGTCTCTTGTAAATCTATACCAAACATACAGCTGGTGGCTTAAAGTCGTCAAGGACCCACAAGTGCTACAGCAAACTGAGAGCAGTGACCCAGATCTGCACCTCCTCCCCTCCACAGCTGCGTTAAATCAGTTCAAACCAATTATCAATCAGAGCAGCACTTATTACCACAAAAATGTCGACGTCCTTGAAGGGCAGCATTGTGGATAGGTCTCTTACCAGATATCACATTTGCAATGGTGacaacttattttttttatataactatTAATTTTTTGATAATTTCTCAGACATGTGAAGTAAGTTGGAAAACACTCAAATTAGACTGACAGCCAATTTGTTATACTCAAGAGCATTATCATATTAAGCTTGTTGCATGTCGAGATTGAGAGCAATTTAACGCAAAACTCTGCAACAGTCAATTAAAAATATTCTTGAGAAAAACACCAAAGAGGTTGCTGAACTCACTGACACATCTTGCACTTGATCCTCCTCGTCGCTGGAGAAATCCGCTGCGTTTTTCTGATCAACATGTTTCATGTGCAACGCCACATAAACCTCCTTCTTGCTCTTGGAGGGTGGCAGCGCGACATTGTGGGCAATTAAATCTGACTTCAGTCGAGATTTAGAGAACTGAGCAGGATCCTCCACAAACACCGGCATGTCACAGGGCCGAAGCGGAAAATGAACAACTAGTTAAAACTTCAGTGCTTAGCCGTTTCTTAGAAACACTCTCTGAAGTGAGATGAAGCCGACAGAGCTGCTTCTCTGCCTGTGGTCTGAGACTCACACTGACTGAACTGAGAACAGCTGCAACTGACGACTTGACAGACAGCAAGTAGTTCTCTTTAAATACCAGCAGTAACTTAAACATACAACACTGCAGGCTGACAGTGTCTTTAGGTACATTTGAAGTAtactacatttacattaaactaagaccattttattaaattatgatgaactaaaaaaaaaaaagcaaaacactgaaaaggCATGTTGCTTTGATATTAGGTCTTTGTTTGAATTTTGGGTTAAACCCTTGTTATTCAATTGTATGGAAGTTCAGAGCTgccattattaaaaataaatcattttaatcaaattaattcatttttaatttttcttccccttttctGACAAATGCTGTATTCTTTTATTTAGTGTGGCACTTAAAAATAGATCTGTGGTTCAGTCCAAATAGCTAtatgataaatgttttttgtctaacttatcaattttttttattgtttttctgtttgttttgcttttttatgctattttattGCTCTTTGTCTTCACTGGAAAGCAGTTTCTGAACTGAGTCAGGCCCACGAAttgtaatgttttacattgctccactatttttttctgcaaaaaaataaaataagattacaGTCTAATTAAATGATCTAATTTTAatataggcctttttcacaagAATTGTTTTGACTTGTTATAGTAGGAAAAACCACAGGTGttataacattaatgatggctctgttatATTCAAATATCCCGGTAAGCCGTGACAGGGAGTCAGCGagcacaataccaggaccttAAAACCAAAGCcgctaaatggaattcagccatcattcattgtATTATTTACACTTACTGTAACAAAATGTCTCTGTGAAAAAAGGTCACTACTTCATACAGTTGAATTTTTTCTCTCCTGCCAACCCAAACACCAATGAAGTGACTGTATACCTTTGACCTTCAGGTTTGAGCCGGCCTTTGGACACTGGTGTTGTGGTGTCTTTGGTGCACACTGCTGCAGCATTTTTACTGGAGTGATGCATCCACCTAGTGCAGCATGTAGAAGACATGGTAAGTGGTTCCTTTTGTAACACCTGTtaaaagataagaaaaacacTTGTTCAGGTGATTGTCAAGCAGGGGGTGCCTTTGCATTATGTGCCAAGGAGGACTACTGTATGTTCCAGCCAAACAACTTCACCAGACACCTTTTTCAACAAACAGGTTCACTGGATTATCCGAAAAACTTTGCTGAGTAAATAAGCAATCATTTATCAAGATAATTCGGTCAACCTGCTTTGTAACAGGCACCTGGTTCAGCAGAACTTCAACACAAAAGATCCAATCAGCATGAAATTAGTGAAATCACCTGGTAGATTTTGGTTAGAATGAAAACCTGGGACATGGTTACCTACACTAGGGGACTGTCTCAGGAAGCACAGTTAATTAACTTTGATGAGTAACCTCAACAGCCCCCCACCCTTAATATCTGGAACTGAAGGCTTCCCAGCAGTTATCCTGCTTCATGAAACAGTCAGTgctacaaataataataatataatgggGGACTTTTTTATAGCAAATGGCTCCCTCCTGGTTTTTAAGTGATGccaaaaaaagagggaaaaaaaataattgaaacaaCTAACAATGTTTCCACAAGACTGTATTAATCTGACATCGCCTTATGCCAGTCAAAACAAAAGATGAAGCAAAATTGATCCCGTGAACAATAAATGATCGTAGATGTTTGTCGtctctttaaattttacaaaacAGCTAACTATATTTAATTAGATGGCAACTTTAATATTTTGCtcttgctgctctgctctgctcataTGAAATGACAAGACAGCAGGGGTTTCTGTTGCGTTGCAGTGATATTTGAGTTTGAGTTTAACAGATTTGATCACCTgctgtgttgtttactgttgtGAACTTGAAGTGAACCATTTTTAGATTAGACCATCACACACTGTGATGTgaggaaaacaacatttgttttcagtggGGATTTCTAGGGAGCTGAGGGGACTGGAATGGGATCCATCAATTGTGAGCATGtatacagttttattattaGATAAAAAATATTAGCCTACTTGGacttttattcttattttgaTAGATTTTACCACTGAGCCTTTTTATATTGGTCCACAGTGTTGTACTTGTTGGCCAGCAACTTTGGGGAATGATTCAGAACAGGGAGGTCAGGAAACTGCTGCTTGGTACATAAATTCACCCAACCAGTACATCACTGCTAaaattagtgaaatattgttATGCCCTTTGTTGGTCTTGAGGAATGTTTGGTTATTAAACATACCATATCAAAGCAAAAGATAAGATCATGGCATTGAACATTAAGACACAGTCAGAGATTGCATTTTAAAGGCATACAAAAAGGTTTATGGGTATTTATGGACATCTTTCATGTCCAGGTGCTGAGTCCATAAAAATGTAGTAGATATACTTTCTGTTTCTCAAGGACTCGCAGCACTGTGAAATGCTCCCtcaaaaatatttatctttattgCATTTACAAAGAGTACAACGTTTCAAGCCCAAATTGGCTCTTCATGAGGTACAGATGCCTCTGTTTCGAGTCCTTGGGAAACAGATAATATAAAAAGTCTCAAATCAAAAGCCCTGAGGTGAAGTGAGACTTGACTTGCTCATACTTGCTTTGCACAGAGAATAACTAAGACTTGATTCAAGAAGTCTGATGCATACTTCCAAGTTCAAAGTCAGGAGATATTCAAGAGTTTTTGGGATCAGAACTCTGAATGCGCTTGGAATGcttttgaaaaatattcttGACAGGGAGGGGGTATGAACCATGAGAGGCCACATTTGAAGGGCTTTGTACAAACATTATGATGGTTCAGTTGGCCTTCTGGCCTCCATTAAAAATTAACAATaatgatattaaaaataaaatcaaaattgcCATTAAACAGCCAGCTGTAGCAGTAAATCAGGCCAAAATACTAAAGTGAAGAAGAGTGGGAATTCATAAAGGTCCATTTTTGCGTTGAACAAATGATACAATTTAGACTGATATTATGCATTTTAGTACTAATACAATTCAGTACACATTCTTTGCTTGAATTTGGAGGCCAGTTCACTTTCATTAATGATAAACATGATGAATACTGAATAGACAATAATTCTTTCTCTGTGGTCACTGAAAATGGATCACCACAACATGGCGACTAAGTTATGGAGAGGTTCATTAAGTGTCCTTGGTTGGAATAGCCAGCGGCAAACACAGTTTGCCCCCAGGAACTTTCATATTTCTCTTAAAGTGATGTAAAATGATCTTTTTCACCTCTTAGTATGAAAGTTTTTTATTCCTACATACTAGTTTTCACACTTTGCTGTCTTGTCATCactgtaaaataattattttttctaattatatttctcttataacCACTGAAATTCTATCTGGCCAATAGGCAACAACATAAGCAAGATTTCGCAGTCAGTTCATATTGTATTTCTGGTAACAAACTCCTGAAGTGTTAGGCCTATTAAAAGTAACTATAAGAGAGTTAATAATGTTACCCCATTATTTTGTTAATAGGAAAACATTTATGATGCATGTCTAATTCTGTACAAGTGTGAATCAGTGGCAATACTTAAATGCTGTTATTAGTGGGTTCCATTTTTTTTAGAGCTTGATCTTTTTAGAGCTCGATTAGACAGTAATGATGTCATACCAAATACACTTTAACTAACCTCGGTAGAACCAGACAAGTGTCATTTCCTAAGGTAATGGTGTGCAAACATTTTAATGTCCTCACAGGGGAGACATTGGTAAACAAGGCTTAAACAATCCTGAACTTCCATCATTAGATTAAAGGCATCTCTCAATGCAATGAGTTGTGACTTAATCAGTAAACTAAAAATCTTTAAGCTGTTTATGGAAATTATAGAAAGTCTGACAGCAATTAATTTTCTTGAACATCTGTTAAGTCACAACTTTCATGAAAACCAGGCAGTCATTTCCCAAAACATCTCCAAGAGAAACACAAATGTTAGCTCTAACTCAGAATATCTGTATTTGCCCCACAACTCCAAAGGTTTGATGCAAGGAAAGATGCATGATGTGGATGCTGTTGGCCAAAACTTTTGTTGATATCATTACTAACGTTTTTAGATGCTACAAATAGCTGGTTCAACAAAATGCAACAGAAGCTAAACTTATATTAATAATgccaaataattattttacctCATTTGGCATCTGTTATTCATTGAATAGTTTGGGCAGGCATAAACAACGTTGGCAAATAATACAAAATCATTGCAAAGAAGTCTTAAAAGTCATGTAACAGAGGGCCTCAGTTGACTGTCCACTGTGTATCCAATGGCTTTAAACCCTACATGACATGTTAGAAAGAACTCACATAGGAATAGAAAGCCATAAGACACAGTTGTGGTTTGATTTGGAAGACAATAAGACAAAATCAGTTACTTAGATGCAGAGAACTCATGCAGTTTGGGTCTGAAAGCTTGGAaacatgaagaggaaaaaaacaggggCAGGTTGCAGACAGCATTCAGGATTTAAAACTCACATCCGCATGAATAATTAACCAAAGAAACTGCAAGTATTCATCTGAGGCCCGGGGGAGTAAAATGAAACTGTCTTGTGATTCTTTATACTGTAGGAATTGTATTTTTCACAgtaaaaactcaaataaattgACCCCTACCCGATGCTTGAACCTTACAGCAATATGCCGCAAGCTATTCAATCCCTTTGGGGGGTTTGAAGAATAATCTTTGataaaaaatgcagttttaaatgtCTACAGGGAAAAGGTGCAATGTTAATCAAAAGGATTTTGTCACTGAATTCAAAACAGATTACATAAAATCTTTCTGTATTCTGTAGCAAACTCCTTGACTTCCTTAAGCACAAAGGAGATCATTACCTCAGTATTTTAATTCCACCACTGGGCACAGAAAGCTAGCAGTGTTTATTCATTACCAAAATATTTTTGCAGATATAAACTTAGCATTTCCCCGCAGTAGCTCCTGTGCTGCTTGAATCAAAGCCATCATTCTAATGAGCCAAGCATCAGTCATGCACAAAAACACTACCTGAAAGAGGGTTTTACTAGTACGCTTGATTCATACTCCCATGACCTTTAGGAagtcaataataaaaaaggcaTCTTAAATTTATGCAGAATCAGTTGTGTTCTCTGACCTGAAACACCAGGCTGTTTACCACAATTTTAAGCACTAAACTGTCAGACGTTCTTTGGACCATTTTCAACCTCTCAGTGAGTAGAGACTCAGCACTCAAGCTATGCAGGCCGAAACTGCTCACCCAGATGTCTGCTCAGAAAACAGTAGCctttataaaaacatgaaaaaatttTGTGGACAGAGAGGAAACGGGCTACTatggaggacagaggaggcATTTGTTGACATTGTATCAAGTGCAACGCTGAGGTATTTGAGGCACAGAGGGGCCAGGTATTTGTCAGTCAGTGTTTCTTGTGCTTTTGCTGTCTCCAACTCAAACAACAAAAGCCCCATTGAGGCAGCCTCCTTTTTTATCTGAACAAGCACACAAAGCTTCCTGTACTAGGCTGCAACTGTCCAGTACTGAGAGAACCACTTCTACTCGCCTTTTTATGCACCTGTTTCAAGTTGTTCCGGCAGTGCAAGAGTAAAAACACTTTGTTAGATAGTTTCACATCTTTTCACATGGCTTTTCCACATTTAACTTTCACATAGTTGCAAGATGAACCAACTTTATCCTAAGATATCCTAACTTTATTCTATAGAGATAGAAACATAATGAGGCCCAATATGATTTTGAGGTGTCAGCCTACCTAAACACCAAACACTGAGATAATTCTCATTGGCTTTACATATGCTGG
This window of the Thunnus albacares chromosome 5, fThuAlb1.1, whole genome shotgun sequence genome carries:
- the lemd1 gene encoding LEM domain-containing protein 1 isoform X1, coding for MPVFVEDPAQFSKSRLKSDLIAHNVALPPSKSKKEVYVALHMKHVDQKNAADFSSDEEDQVQDVSEEEEDTDTTEMPDPSSLTDDDLKAALLMHGFKAGPIVASTRALYEQKLRKLLQSDGHDKVNGIEKGVLYSDSEEEEENGEEEDEESGSEGAKQETAEQSEQAQEESSQVKLLFQKGGYVYPQCFLPSSRLRACASRHREPSPKWNSGNALKSSEQSRSCCSQIPAGISRASSVDQCSGLGSGVPSGSQSVMSNGSFSSLTFSITRLVEEMESRTSLSTSVDSKRELNGSNVQEHWSRSNRLDTPVVDKNTKKDQSLYYTPKASSCEWEMKLPEEPVKDTVKDLFPDTKTTPTGIHATRRRPIKGAAGRPIQYAYPDTPASPTTLERREVERRLVPIKIQILVFLIVAFLLYFIYACVEDNSFSPFVALLESLSQESENEGLLVQVEIQDTPALSGQE
- the lemd1 gene encoding LEM domain-containing protein 1 isoform X2, with the translated sequence MPVFVEDPAQFSKSRLKSDLIAHNVALPPSKSKKEVYVALHMKHVDQKNAADFSSDEEDQVQDVSEEEDTDTTEMPDPSSLTDDDLKAALLMHGFKAGPIVASTRALYEQKLRKLLQSDGHDKVNGIEKGVLYSDSEEEEENGEEEDEESGSEGAKQETAEQSEQAQEESSQVKLLFQKGGYVYPQCFLPSSRLRACASRHREPSPKWNSGNALKSSEQSRSCCSQIPAGISRASSVDQCSGLGSGVPSGSQSVMSNGSFSSLTFSITRLVEEMESRTSLSTSVDSKRELNGSNVQEHWSRSNRLDTPVVDKNTKKDQSLYYTPKASSCEWEMKLPEEPVKDTVKDLFPDTKTTPTGIHATRRRPIKGAAGRPIQYAYPDTPASPTTLERREVERRLVPIKIQILVFLIVAFLLYFIYACVEDNSFSPFVALLESLSQESENEGLLVQVEIQDTPALSGQE
- the lemd1 gene encoding LEM domain-containing protein 1 isoform X3 translates to MPDPSSLTDDDLKAALLMHGFKAGPIVASTRALYEQKLRKLLQSDGHDKVNGIEKGVLYSDSEEEEENGEEEDEESGSEGAKQETAEQSEQAQEESSQVKLLFQKGGYVYPQCFLPSSRLRACASRHREPSPKWNSGNALKSSEQSRSCCSQIPAGISRASSVDQCSGLGSGVPSGSQSVMSNGSFSSLTFSITRLVEEMESRTSLSTSVDSKRELNGSNVQEHWSRSNRLDTPVVDKNTKKDQSLYYTPKASSCEWEMKLPEEPVKDTVKDLFPDTKTTPTGIHATRRRPIKGAAGRPIQYAYPDTPASPTTLERREVERRLVPIKIQILVFLIVAFLLYFIYACVEDNSFSPFVALLESLSQESENEGLLVQVEIQDTPALSGQE